The sequence ACCAGCCGTTTTTAACAAAGCTCTTCACCATGTTCGCGGCAAACGCGAAAGACGCATTGGCCCACAAGTAGCGCTGGTGATCCGGGCCTTTCACCTGCTCGGCGTAGTTGAATGCACGCACAGGCACCGTGTCGGAGCCATACGGCAAGCGCGCGAGAAAGCGCGGCAATGTCAGGCCGATATAGCGCGCATCGTCTGAATCGCGGAAGCTCTTCCACTTCAAGTATTCAGCGCGGTCGAAGTAATTGCCGATATCGCGGATGCTGGCAACCTCCTCCATCGTCTCCTTGCCGAAAAACTGCGGCGAGACCGAACCAATGAACGGCATGTGCGCCGACGCGGAAACCTTGGCGATGTTACGCAGTAGTGCAACGTCCTGCGCACTGCGGTCAAACGCATAGTCGGAAATAACTGCACCAATGGGCTCCCCACCTGGCGTGTCGTATTCCTGAATATAAGTGTGACGATACAGGCCGCTCTGGATGATTTCGGGCGTGTCTTCAAAGTCCTGCCGCAGCGCATCTTTCGATACATTGAGCACGTCGATTTTGACGTTCTTGCGGAAGTCCGTGCGATCCACCAGAAACTTCAGCCCGCGCCAGGTGGACTCGATCTGCTGAAACGTTTCGTGATGCATGATCGCGTCGAGTTGACGGCTGATCTGCTGGTCGAGGTGTTCGATGTGGCTATCGAGCAGGCTACGATCCAGCCGCTCCACCTGCTGCGATGAAGCACGCACCATGTCCATGAAGACATTCAGCGCCTGCCCCAGCCGCTCATCCGGCGACGACTCCGACAGCGCCTCGGGCTGCTGGAACGATTCAAAAGGACGGCTGAGCGTAACCGGCGTCAGGCTGATTTTTTCGCATAGCGATGCGTACACGCTGTCGGCCGGAAGATCGTGCGTAGGGCGCTCCTGTTCCAGCACGACCGTATCTTCGATAGCCTCACCGGGGCTCGTCTTGTGTTCTGCCATGATTTTTCTCCTAGTGGTAGAGCCGTTAGCGCAGTAACGGAGTGCTGCCGCCGATGCTTTTCAGGTCGGCATGCAGCCGCCCGGACAGCGCCGGATCACGGAGAATTTTTTCTAGCTCACGGCGAAACGTGGCGTTATCGAGCAGATTCGACTTGAGGTCACGCAGCAAATTGCGCGCGGCCATCAAGGCGCGCAATTCAGGCACACGGCTGGCCACCACCTCGGGGTTGAAATCTCTTATCGACTGGAATTCGAGCGTGACAGGCAACTCGGAACCATCGCCCGTTAGCGTGTTTTCCACGGCAATGCGCGCCTTCGGATGAAACTCCGCCAGCACCGCATCAAAGTTGTTCTTGTTGATATCGACCTTGGCCCGCGCAGCCAGCGGGCGGTCATCCTGACCGTGGCTGTAATCGCCTAGCGCTAGCAGCCTGAGAGGTAATTCGACCTTCTTTTGCGCACCGCCGGTATGCAGGTCCAACTTGATGTTGACCCGGCTTTTTGGCACTTCATTCTGGAAGCTTTCGCTCATTCCCCTAGTCTCCCTTAAACAGGTTAATTGCTTGTTGGCTAGCCCGCCTTTATCTGCCAAGTGCTACTGAATATCATCTTTTACCAATAAGAATCTATGAGAAAAATCGGATTTTTCGTTTTAATTATGTTTTGCTAACTATTTGGCAAAAAACACTTTCACTTTATTGCCTTATGCAGTTATCTTCGCTGTCCGAATGTCATGACGACAATGGTTATGCATGTTGCATGTATGACAGGGAGGAGATGCCCGATGGAACGATGGCAGCAAAGCCGCGATGTGCCACTGGCCAGTGTGCGTACGGGGCAGCAACGGTATTTTATGGAGGTGAAGGGGCCGGCCAATACTCGAAATGGCACTGGCCTTTCCATCGTGTCATTCGACGCCATAGAGCGTATCGGTGACCCTTATCGCATTGACATTAACGTCACGCATCCCGATGCACTGACGGTTAGCGATTACCTTGGACGTGATGCCATTTTCTCCATCACGCCGCAGGATGGCAGCTCACCGCGCGTGTTCTCCGGCTGCATTACCCGCTTCTCCGCGCTCAGCAGCAGCGCTGATATTCACACCTACCGCATCGTCGTCGAAGCACATATCGCGCGGCTTCGGCTGACCCGCACTAGCCGCATCTATCAGCATCAAAGCGCGCCACAGATCATCGAAGCGATCCTGCGCAGGCATGGTTTTAAAGGACATCAGTTTCAGTTCCGGCTGCGGCGCAAGTATCCGCAGCATCTGTTCCGCTTTCAGTATCAAACCGCTGACTGGGCGTATATCCATTTGCTGATGGAGCAGGAGGGCATCTATTGCTACATCCTGCCTGGCGAGTTTGGCGATGTCGTGGTGTTTGGCGATGACATCGACCACTACGTGTATCAGCCCCGGCTGGAAGTGCCATACCGCGAAACAGCCGGGCTCGAAGCTGGCATCGAAGCGGTGCATGCGTTGCAGACGCACACGCAAATCGTTCCGTCATCGTTTCGCGTCGCGGACTACAACCCTGACAACGCGTGGGAACGTTTCAGCGCTGAAGCCAGCGTGGCTCGTGACGACAGCACCACTTACGGCCAGCCCTATATCTACGGCACGCATCACCTGGACGAGCCTGGTGCGAAGTGGCAGGCGCAACTGCGGCATGAAGCGGCGGTAGCGTGGCAGGTGCTTCATGAGGGCGCAGGCAACGTGCTGGATCTGCGGCCTGGACGGGTGATGTGGCTGCGTGACGAGACGCCAGAAGCTCCGTTTGACGTGTATGGCAACAAACCAGAACCGGTGCGGCCTGCGCCGCCTGGACAACTCATCATCGAAGTCACGCATAGCGGCGCGCGCGACCGCGCTTATCGCAACACCTGGCGTGCGATTCCTTCTAACCGGCGTTTCCGTCTGCAGATCAGGGATGACGTCTGGCCAAAAATCAGCGGCACGCTCAGCGGCCGTGTGACCTCACCCAACGAATACAAATATGCGCACCTGACACAGCAGGGGCGCTATGTGGTGCGCTTTGATTGCGACTTCGATGCATGGAACCCAGGTGGCGAAAGCGTGCCGCTGCGGCTGGCCAAACCGTTTGCAGGTGCGTTGCAGACGGGTATGCATTTCCCGGTAATTGATGGCACGGAAGCCGTGCTGGCATTTCGTGACGGTGATCCAAACAAGCCGTACATCGCGCAGTTTCATCACAACAGTATTCAGGGTGATTTGGTGACCAGCCAGGAGCGCTGG is a genomic window of Paraburkholderia bonniea containing:
- the tssC gene encoding type VI secretion system contractile sheath large subunit; the protein is MAEHKTSPGEAIEDTVVLEQERPTHDLPADSVYASLCEKISLTPVTLSRPFESFQQPEALSESSPDERLGQALNVFMDMVRASSQQVERLDRSLLDSHIEHLDQQISRQLDAIMHHETFQQIESTWRGLKFLVDRTDFRKNVKIDVLNVSKDALRQDFEDTPEIIQSGLYRHTYIQEYDTPGGEPIGAVISDYAFDRSAQDVALLRNIAKVSASAHMPFIGSVSPQFFGKETMEEVASIRDIGNYFDRAEYLKWKSFRDSDDARYIGLTLPRFLARLPYGSDTVPVRAFNYAEQVKGPDHQRYLWANASFAFAANMVKSFVKNGWCVQIRGPQAGGLVEDLPIHLYDLGTGNQAKIPSEVLIPETREFEFASLGFIPLSYYKNHDFACFFSAHSAQKPVLYDTAQASANSRVNARLPYIFLLSRIAHYLKLIQRENIGATKDRRLLELELNTWIRTLVTEMTDPGDDLQASHPLREARVTVEDIEDNPGFFRIRLFIVPHFQIEGMDINLSLVSQMPKAKN
- the tssB gene encoding type VI secretion system contractile sheath small subunit; the encoded protein is MSESFQNEVPKSRVNIKLDLHTGGAQKKVELPLRLLALGDYSHGQDDRPLAARAKVDINKNNFDAVLAEFHPKARIAVENTLTGDGSELPVTLEFQSIRDFNPEVVASRVPELRALMAARNLLRDLKSNLLDNATFRRELEKILRDPALSGRLHADLKSIGGSTPLLR
- a CDS encoding type VI secretion system Vgr family protein — protein: MERWQQSRDVPLASVRTGQQRYFMEVKGPANTRNGTGLSIVSFDAIERIGDPYRIDINVTHPDALTVSDYLGRDAIFSITPQDGSSPRVFSGCITRFSALSSSADIHTYRIVVEAHIARLRLTRTSRIYQHQSAPQIIEAILRRHGFKGHQFQFRLRRKYPQHLFRFQYQTADWAYIHLLMEQEGIYCYILPGEFGDVVVFGDDIDHYVYQPRLEVPYRETAGLEAGIEAVHALQTHTQIVPSSFRVADYNPDNAWERFSAEASVARDDSTTYGQPYIYGTHHLDEPGAKWQAQLRHEAAVAWQVLHEGAGNVLDLRPGRVMWLRDETPEAPFDVYGNKPEPVRPAPPGQLIIEVTHSGARDRAYRNTWRAIPSNRRFRLQIRDDVWPKISGTLSGRVTSPNEYKYAHLTQQGRYVVRFDCDFDAWNPGGESVPLRLAKPFAGALQTGMHFPVIDGTEAVLAFRDGDPNKPYIAQFHHNSIQGDLVTSQERWFSRNVIRTRSDNKIQLEDWKDEEHVKLSTEHSGKSQLTLGHIVSGKRVEGRCEKRGEGFELRTDAHGAIRAGKGLFISADAQVRAQGPQLDMQEAHSLLQQALQQSEALAKAAQAAQAIAADYGKQKALFDDTLTALKQAGILASAPAGIALTSGQHLQLSAAENLIATAGSSADISVVKRFTVAAGEAVSLFAHRLGMKLFAATGKVEIQAQSDEMALAALKDITITSTDGKLVLSAKKEVWIGADGSYIKINGNRIENGTSGDIVEKCAAWGKQGAASMSIPLLQFPRTTCKSCLIDAMRNGAPGVYVK